Genomic window (Puniceicoccaceae bacterium):
GCTTCTTTATTCTTACTTTCCCTGCATCAAGCGGCGCGTGCGCAATCGCAGCCCCTGCAGGTGGATAAATCCGGTAGCGTCGTCGGGATGATAGTCACTCTTGACTCCCTCCATCGATGCAATGTTCTCATCGTAGAGTGAAAGCGGACTCTTGCGACCCACCGTAAGCACGTTGCCTTTGTAAAGCTTCAGACGCACCGTTCCGGTCACCGTCTCCTGACTCTTGTCAATGAATGCCTGCAGTGCTTCCCGCTCGGGGCAAAACCAAAATCCATTGTAGATCAGCTCGGCATAACGCGGAATCAAGCCATCACGGGTATGCATCAGGTTGCGATCCATCGTGAGGGTTTCCATCTGGCGATGCGCACTCATGAGGATGGTACCGCCCGGTGTTTCATACACCCCACGGCTCTTCATACCCACAAAACGATTTTCGACGATGTCGACACGTCCGATACCGTGTTTCCCCGCAAGCTTGTTCAGCTTTTTGATGATATCTGCAGGTGCCAGTGTTTCACCATTGACCGCAATGCAGTTGCCCTGTTCAAAGTGCAGCTCAACGTATTCCGGGGTGTCCGGTGCATCCATCGGATCAACCGATAGTTTGTACATGTCCTTGTTTTCGGGTGTGGATGGGTCAAACCACGGATCTTCCAAAATACCAGCCTCGTAGGAAATGTGCCAGAGGTTGCGGTCCATCGAGTAGGGTTTTTTCGCGCTCGCTTCAACCGGAACTCCATGCTCACGGCACCACTCAATCATTTCCTTGCGTCCGGGGAACGTGTCCCGAAATTCCTGCATGCGCCAGGGACTGATGATCTGCAGATCCGGCGCCAGGGCCGCAAAGGTGAGTTCAAAACGAACCTGATCATTGCCCTTGCCGGTGGCACCATGGGCCAGATGGGTTGCACCTTCCTTGCGCGCGATCTCCACCATGGCCTTCGCGATGAGCGGTCGCGCAATCGACGTGCCCAAATAGTACTGACCTTCGTAGATCGCATTACCACGCACCATCGGATAAACAAAATCAGAGCCAAACTCGGCAACAAGATCCACCGTATAGTGGCGTGTCGCACCGGTCTTGATGGCCTTGGCTTCCAGGCCATCGAGTTCCTCTTCCTGGCCAACATCGGCCGCAAAAGTGATGATCTCCGCGTCGTATTTGTCTTTGAGCCAACGCACGATAACGGAGGTGTCGAGTCCTCCCGAGTATGCCAATAAGATTTTCATAGATGGATCAGGTGGTCAGTTGCTAACGATTCAATTCCACAAGCGTGGCGAGAATCGCCTTCTGCATGTGCAGGCGATTCTCCGCCTGGTCAAAGATGATGGAGTTGGGCATTTCAAGCACTTCGGACTCCACTTCCTCACCTTTGTGGGCAGGAAGACAATGCATAAACAATGCTGTCGGTTTCGCAAGACTCATCATCGCGCGTGTCACCTGATAGGGCTGCAGCATGTCTTTGCGCAGCTGCGCCTCCCCTTCATCGCCCATGCTTACCCAGACATCCGTATAAATCACATCGGCATTGGAGCAGGCTTCACCCGGATCGGTGGTGAACCGGAAACTGCCCTGCAAGTCGGATGCATTCACAAGATCACGAATGCGCTGGCCCGGCTGGAAATGGTCCGGTCCACACAGCACAACTTCCATGCCCATCATGCATCCTCCCAAAATCCAGGAGTTCGCCATGTTCGAGTCGCAGTCTCCGATGAAAACAAGTTTGCGTCCGCGCACATCCTCCAACGAAGGAACCGATGGGGTCAGTTTCTCGGCGATGCTGAATGCATCAGCGTAGATCTGACAAGGGTGAAGAAAATCCGTCAACGCATTGACAATCGGCATGCTGCCTTCACGGGCAAACTCTTCAAGAATCTCGTGCTCGTATGCGCGAATCACCATGCCGTGCAGGTAGCGCGATACGACCCTGGCGGTGTCCGCAATGCTTTCGCCCCGGCTGATCTGCATGCTGTTCAGATCCAGAAACAATCGATGCGCGCCAAGTTCACCCAGTCCGACATCAAATGAGATTCGGGTGCGGGTGCTGTTCTTGAAAAACAACATGCCCCAGCTCTGCCCCGCCAGTGGCAAGGGGGATTGGGACTTTCCACGGTTGGATTTGAGTTCATGGCAACGCTCGAAAATGGTTTCGAGTTCGGACAAACTGAAATCGGTTTCTTTGAGGAAGTGACGAATGGTTTTCATATTGCGGTTTTCGGGGGAGTTCGAGAGATGTGTGAAATGCGGACCGGGCCTAGTCCACATTGACAATTTCGGTTCCGATGCCCTCATCGGTAAAGATTTCCAGCAGCAGGCTGTGCGGCATCAGTCCCTCCACAAAGTGGACCCGTTTCACGCCTGATCGTATGGCCATGCACGCACCTTCAACTTTGGGAAGCATGCCCTTTCCGATCACTCCCTGGCGCACCAGTTCTGGCAC
Coding sequences:
- the argF gene encoding ornithine carbamoyltransferase gives rise to the protein MKTIRHFLKETDFSLSELETIFERCHELKSNRGKSQSPLPLAGQSWGMLFFKNSTRTRISFDVGLGELGAHRLFLDLNSMQISRGESIADTARVVSRYLHGMVIRAYEHEILEEFAREGSMPIVNALTDFLHPCQIYADAFSIAEKLTPSVPSLEDVRGRKLVFIGDCDSNMANSWILGGCMMGMEVVLCGPDHFQPGQRIRDLVNASDLQGSFRFTTDPGEACSNADVIYTDVWVSMGDEGEAQLRKDMLQPYQVTRAMMSLAKPTALFMHCLPAHKGEEVESEVLEMPNSIIFDQAENRLHMQKAILATLVELNR
- a CDS encoding argininosuccinate synthase; this translates as MKILLAYSGGLDTSVIVRWLKDKYDAEIITFAADVGQEEELDGLEAKAIKTGATRHYTVDLVAEFGSDFVYPMVRGNAIYEGQYYLGTSIARPLIAKAMVEIARKEGATHLAHGATGKGNDQVRFELTFAALAPDLQIISPWRMQEFRDTFPGRKEMIEWCREHGVPVEASAKKPYSMDRNLWHISYEAGILEDPWFDPSTPENKDMYKLSVDPMDAPDTPEYVELHFEQGNCIAVNGETLAPADIIKKLNKLAGKHGIGRVDIVENRFVGMKSRGVYETPGGTILMSAHRQMETLTMDRNLMHTRDGLIPRYAELIYNGFWFCPEREALQAFIDKSQETVTGTVRLKLYKGNVLTVGRKSPLSLYDENIASMEGVKSDYHPDDATGFIHLQGLRLRTRRLMQGK